A single Nostoc sp. PCC 7107 DNA region contains:
- a CDS encoding heavy metal translocating P-type ATPase translates to MENATLKLRGMSCASCARSVEDAIRSVPGVKECSVNFGAEQATVDYDPKTTNLQAIQNAVDAAGYSAYPLQEENLMAGEDDAEIRHRQKESRDLQRKLTLGGIIGSLLVIGSLPMMTGLHLPFIPTWLHNPWLQLVLTTPVQFWCGKTFYVNAWKAFKRHAATMDTLIALGTSAAYFYSLFATLVPGFFTAQGLMPDVYYETAAIVITLILLGRLFENRAKGQTSAAIRKLIGLQAKTARLIRNGQELDVPIAEVQIGDVVLVRPGEKIPVDGEVVEGTSTVDEAMVTGESVAVKKQPGDEVIGATINKTGSFRFRATRVGTDTVLAQIVQLVQQAQGSKAPIQRLADQITGWFVPGVIAIAILTFVVWYNITGNLTLAMITTVGVLIIACPCALGLATPTSVMVGTGKGAENGILIKGAESLELAHQIQIIVLDKTGTITQGKPTVTDFVTVNGTANSNEIQLIQLAASLERNSEHPLAEAVVRYAQSQEVTLADVRDFAAVAGSGVQGIVSHRLVQIGTQRWMEELGINTQTLQQDKERLEYLGKTAVWLAVDGEIQGLIGIADAIKPTSPQAVKALQKLGLEVVMLTGDNQRTAESIAREVGIKQVLAEVRPDQKAEVIKSLQAEKQRSRRKTQHSIVAMVGDGINDAPALAQANVGIAIGTGTDVAIAASDITLISGDLQGIVTAIQLSRATMRNIRQNLFFAFIYNVAGIPIAAGILFPIFGWLLNPIIAGAAMAFSSVSVVTNALRLRKFQAKAL, encoded by the coding sequence ATGGAAAATGCCACCTTGAAACTGCGCGGTATGAGTTGCGCTTCTTGTGCCAGAAGTGTAGAAGATGCAATTCGTTCTGTCCCTGGTGTGAAAGAATGTAGTGTGAACTTTGGGGCGGAACAAGCAACAGTCGATTATGACCCCAAAACCACAAATTTACAAGCCATCCAAAATGCTGTAGATGCCGCAGGTTATTCAGCCTACCCACTGCAAGAAGAAAATCTCATGGCTGGCGAAGATGATGCAGAAATCAGACATCGCCAGAAAGAATCTCGTGATTTGCAACGAAAGTTAACGCTAGGGGGGATTATTGGCAGTTTACTAGTAATTGGTTCACTGCCAATGATGACAGGATTACACTTACCTTTTATTCCTACATGGCTGCATAACCCTTGGCTGCAATTAGTTCTCACCACTCCTGTACAGTTTTGGTGTGGTAAAACTTTTTATGTCAATGCCTGGAAAGCTTTCAAGCGCCATGCTGCCACAATGGATACCTTAATAGCTTTGGGTACAAGTGCAGCCTATTTTTATTCTCTATTCGCTACCTTGGTTCCTGGCTTTTTCACTGCTCAGGGATTGATGCCGGATGTGTATTATGAAACTGCGGCGATTGTCATTACCTTAATTTTGTTAGGGCGATTATTTGAAAACCGCGCTAAAGGACAAACTTCAGCAGCTATCCGTAAGCTAATTGGTTTGCAGGCGAAAACCGCACGGTTGATTCGTAATGGACAAGAACTAGATGTACCGATTGCGGAAGTACAAATTGGTGATGTAGTGCTGGTTCGCCCTGGAGAAAAGATTCCTGTTGATGGCGAAGTAGTTGAGGGGACATCGACAGTTGATGAAGCGATGGTGACTGGTGAAAGTGTAGCTGTGAAAAAGCAACCAGGAGATGAAGTTATTGGTGCAACTATCAACAAAACGGGAAGTTTTAGATTTCGGGCGACAAGAGTTGGTACGGATACCGTATTGGCACAGATTGTTCAACTAGTACAGCAAGCTCAAGGTTCAAAAGCTCCTATTCAAAGACTAGCAGACCAAATTACTGGTTGGTTTGTACCTGGGGTAATTGCGATCGCTATTCTCACCTTTGTCGTATGGTACAACATCACGGGCAACCTCACCCTAGCGATGATTACTACAGTCGGGGTGTTAATTATCGCTTGTCCTTGCGCTTTGGGTTTAGCTACACCAACTTCTGTGATGGTAGGTACAGGTAAAGGTGCAGAAAATGGCATTTTAATTAAAGGTGCAGAAAGTCTAGAACTAGCGCACCAAATTCAAATCATTGTCTTAGACAAAACCGGCACAATTACCCAAGGTAAACCCACGGTTACAGATTTTGTCACAGTTAATGGTACAGCTAACAGTAACGAAATTCAGCTAATACAACTAGCAGCATCCTTAGAACGCAATTCTGAACATCCGTTAGCAGAAGCCGTTGTTCGCTATGCCCAATCTCAAGAAGTAACTTTAGCAGATGTCAGAGATTTTGCAGCCGTAGCAGGTAGCGGTGTACAAGGTATTGTTTCTCATCGTTTGGTGCAAATTGGTACACAACGCTGGATGGAAGAATTAGGAATTAACACTCAAACCTTGCAACAAGACAAAGAACGCTTAGAATACCTCGGTAAAACCGCAGTTTGGTTAGCAGTTGATGGCGAAATTCAAGGGTTAATAGGCATTGCTGATGCAATTAAACCCACTTCACCCCAGGCGGTGAAAGCTTTACAAAAACTCGGTTTAGAAGTTGTTATGCTTACAGGCGACAACCAACGCACCGCCGAAAGTATTGCCCGTGAAGTTGGTATCAAGCAGGTTTTGGCAGAAGTTCGCCCCGATCAAAAAGCAGAAGTAATTAAGTCACTGCAAGCAGAGAAGCAGAGAAGCAGAAGAAAAACTCAGCACTCAATTGTCGCAATGGTTGGTGATGGAATTAATGATGCGCCAGCTTTAGCGCAAGCTAATGTGGGAATCGCCATCGGTACGGGTACAGATGTAGCGATCGCCGCTAGTGACATCACCTTAATCTCTGGTGACTTGCAAGGTATAGTCACAGCCATTCAACTCAGCCGCGCCACAATGCGTAACATTCGCCAAAATTTATTCTTCGCCTTCATCTACAACGTTGCTGGTATTCCCATCGCCGCCGGGATTCTCTTCCCTATATTTGGTTGGTTGCTGAACCCGATTATTGCAGGTGCAGCAATGGCTTTTAGTTCAGTTTCTGTAGTTACTAATGCGCTGCGTTTGCGTAAATTTCAAGCTAAAGCACTCTAA
- a CDS encoding Terpene synthase metal-binding domain-containing protein yields the protein MEKLSFPDLYCPFPSQVNKYVDVLEDYSLEWLYHFDLLANESIYQNFSKSKFFLLAAGTYPYCELEDIKITSDWHTWLFIWDDQCDMSDLGTKPEVLNMYHKRFLEILCGAKPNNQDISLSFALRDLRQRILQRGNEKWFDYFVRCCQDYFYGCVLQAEYRAQRIVPSVNTYIMIRNLCSAVDSCLALIEIGYQMNVFGSIRENHLIKQLNVITNNIISWCNDIFSAPREIGSRDVHNLVFVLHHQHRINLTQAIIIAAEMHDQKVRELINLEASLPSFDQKVDQEVTEYISGLHSWIRGNLDWYFQSDRYQSLESLELSQI from the coding sequence ATGGAAAAGTTAAGTTTTCCCGATTTATACTGCCCATTTCCATCTCAAGTTAATAAGTATGTAGATGTTTTAGAAGATTATTCATTGGAATGGTTATATCACTTTGATTTACTAGCAAATGAATCAATTTATCAAAATTTTTCAAAATCAAAGTTTTTTTTATTAGCCGCAGGTACTTATCCCTACTGTGAACTTGAAGATATCAAAATTACAAGTGATTGGCATACTTGGCTATTTATCTGGGATGATCAATGTGATATGTCTGATCTAGGCACAAAACCTGAAGTTTTAAACATGTATCACAAAAGATTTCTGGAGATATTATGTGGAGCAAAACCAAACAATCAAGATATATCTTTAAGCTTTGCTTTAAGAGATTTAAGGCAAAGAATCTTGCAAAGAGGAAATGAGAAGTGGTTTGATTATTTTGTTCGTTGCTGTCAAGATTACTTTTACGGATGCGTTCTACAGGCAGAATATCGCGCTCAAAGGATTGTACCTAGTGTTAACACATATATCATGATCCGTAATTTATGTTCAGCAGTAGATAGTTGTCTCGCATTAATTGAAATTGGATATCAAATGAATGTTTTTGGTTCCATCAGAGAAAATCACCTTATTAAGCAACTTAATGTCATAACTAATAATATCATTTCCTGGTGTAACGATATTTTCTCTGCTCCTAGAGAAATAGGTAGTAGAGATGTTCATAATTTAGTATTTGTACTACACCATCAACATCGAATAAATCTAACTCAAGCAATTATAATTGCAGCAGAAATGCACGATCAAAAGGTAAGAGAATTAATTAATTTAGAAGCCTCTCTGCCATCATTTGATCAAAAAGTTGATCAGGAAGTTACAGAATACATATCAGGATTACATTCATGGATACGAGGGAACCTAGATTGGTATTTTCAATCTGATCGGTATCAGAGTTTAGAATCACTTGAATTATCTCAAATCTGA
- a CDS encoding cytochrome P450: MPLPNLIQTPSFIQKLQWIVDPVHYMESAAKKYPDIFTANIVGFGCPVVFVNHPKAIQEIFTNDRKKFAALGEANSIFQPLIGNTSTIMLDGDRHKQRRQLLMPPFHGERMQAYGSLICDLTEKVFSELPLNKSFSARTVVQEVSLLIILEAVFGLHKGERYYQLRRLLALLMDVFKSPLTSSFLLLPFLQKNLGDWSPWGKFLRQRQQIDQLLYTEIAERREQADPNRIDILSLLMSARDEAGNAMTDQELRDELMTLLLAGHETASTAMAWALYWIHYQPEVRAKLLQELATLGNKPDPTSIFRLPYLTNVINETLRMYPVLMATLPRVVQEPAELLGHPIEPGTVLVGGIYLTHHRENLYAEPDKFQPDRFLNYQFSPYEYMPFGAGVRRCMGEALALFEMKLVLATILSGYQLELESQQPEKAQRRSVTLGPANGVKMVIKGRRVRQRSQVPTATAPTH, from the coding sequence ATGCCATTACCAAATCTTATTCAGACTCCTTCTTTTATTCAAAAGCTTCAATGGATAGTTGATCCTGTTCACTACATGGAAAGTGCAGCCAAAAAATATCCTGATATTTTCACTGCTAATATAGTGGGTTTTGGTTGTCCAGTAGTATTTGTAAACCATCCCAAAGCAATTCAGGAAATTTTTACCAATGATAGAAAGAAGTTTGCTGCGCTTGGCGAAGCAAACAGTATTTTTCAACCCTTAATTGGTAATACTTCAACAATTATGTTAGATGGCGATCGCCACAAACAACGGCGACAATTGTTGATGCCTCCATTTCACGGAGAAAGAATGCAAGCTTATGGTTCTTTAATTTGTGATCTTACTGAAAAAGTATTTAGTGAGTTACCCCTAAACAAATCTTTTTCCGCTCGTACTGTAGTACAAGAAGTGTCACTGTTAATCATCTTAGAAGCTGTTTTTGGTTTACATAAGGGAGAACGTTACTATCAACTCCGGCGTTTATTAGCGTTATTGATGGATGTCTTTAAGTCACCACTTACATCTAGCTTTCTTTTATTACCATTTTTGCAAAAAAATTTAGGTGACTGGAGTCCTTGGGGCAAGTTTCTGCGCCAACGCCAACAGATTGATCAATTGCTTTACACTGAAATTGCTGAACGTCGGGAACAGGCTGATCCAAATCGCATTGACATTCTTTCGTTATTGATGTCAGCTAGGGATGAAGCAGGTAATGCAATGACTGATCAGGAGTTGCGTGATGAGTTAATGACTCTGCTATTGGCAGGCCATGAAACGGCTTCAACAGCTATGGCTTGGGCATTATATTGGATTCATTACCAACCAGAAGTTCGGGCAAAATTACTGCAAGAACTTGCTACCTTGGGTAATAAACCAGACCCTACGAGTATTTTCCGGCTACCTTATCTTACAAATGTCATCAATGAAACTCTGCGAATGTACCCTGTTTTGATGGCAACTTTACCTAGAGTGGTGCAGGAACCCGCTGAATTGCTGGGACATCCTATAGAACCTGGTACGGTACTGGTTGGTGGCATTTATCTTACTCATCACCGTGAGAATTTATATGCAGAGCCAGATAAGTTTCAGCCAGATAGATTTCTCAATTACCAATTTTCTCCTTATGAATATATGCCTTTTGGTGCCGGTGTTCGTCGCTGCATGGGTGAAGCGTTGGCACTGTTTGAGATGAAATTAGTATTAGCAACCATTTTATCTGGCTATCAACTGGAATTAGAAAGTCAACAACCAGAGAAAGCTCAACGCCGAAGCGTTACCCTTGGGCCAGCCAATGGAGTCAAGATGGTAATTAAAGGGCGGCGTGTGCGCCAAAGGTCTCAAGTACCTACAGCAACTGCACCAACCCATTAA